In the genome of Myxococcus stipitatus, one region contains:
- a CDS encoding integration host factor subunit alpha, with product MTKADIIEGVYEKVGFSKKESAEIVELVFDTLKETLERGDKIKISGFGNFQVRQKKARVGRNPQTGKEIEISARRVLTFRPSQVLKSALNGEAPPDDHAEIDAREEAAADAAEARGEDFDEEGMEDSEG from the coding sequence ATGACGAAGGCGGACATCATCGAGGGCGTCTACGAGAAGGTCGGCTTCTCGAAGAAGGAGTCGGCCGAAATCGTGGAGCTCGTGTTCGACACGCTCAAGGAGACGCTGGAGCGTGGGGACAAGATCAAGATCTCCGGGTTCGGCAACTTCCAGGTGCGCCAGAAGAAGGCGCGCGTGGGCCGCAACCCCCAGACGGGCAAGGAGATTGAAATCTCGGCCCGTCGGGTGCTGACCTTCCGGCCGAGTCAGGTGTTGAAGAGTGCCTTGAACGGGGAGGCGCCGCCGGATGACCACGCGGAGATCGACGCGCGGGAAGAGGCGGCGGCGGATGCGGCGGAGGCGCGGGGGGAGGATTTCGATGAAGAGGGGATGGAAGATTCGGAGGGGTGA
- the pheT gene encoding phenylalanine--tRNA ligase subunit beta — MKISVKWLGDYVALPPSVDELARKLTAAGLEIEGLERPAEGLKGVVVGQIQESVQHPNADKLSVTKIDAGTGTLLQVVCGAKNFKVGDKVPLATVGAKLPNGMEIKQAALRGVDSSGMLCSSKELGLSEESSGLLILSPDQKVGTPIAEALGLDDVVLEVNVTPNRPDALSHLGVAREVGVVTGAALKVPQPKPVESGAPASEKVKVRVESPERCPRYAARVVENVTIKPSPQWMQDRLKACGVRAINNVVDVTNYVNLEFGQPLHAFDLDKLAGQQIVVRMAAKGEKLTTLDGKVRTLDADDLVICDQSTPQALAGVMGGGDSEVTEKTTRLVLESANFVGSGVRRTAKRHVLHTEASHRFERGADLDAVVPALERAAQLIAELSGGTVAPGRVDVYPAEKPARQVTLRFARVEKVLGVAVAEAEVRRILEALGFKKVAESAGQATYEVPRARVDVEREEDLLEEVARVYGYDNIPAKLPRGLAELAPEPAHAEAERRLRHSLAGAGLSEVVNYSFVAPKSLEVLGLKEQPVALLNPLSVEQSVMRTSLLPGLLENLSRSVRHQVESVSVYETGRAYFRDAEGGQGIRPAAREVHRVAGLMWGLRGGGRSWTQKDARADFYDAKGAVEAVLAALRVEGTTWSPGGPAAYHPRASAEVKGADGTVLGYVGELHPRVVKALGLPEGVFVFELDTAPLYAAARLVPEYHLLPKFPAVLRDLAVVVPVEQANEDVRKVILEVGGPLVEDALVFDVYTGKPIPEGKKNLAYALRYRSPDRTLTDVEVSEAHQRIISEVNQRLGASLRA; from the coding sequence GGCGTGGTGGTGGGGCAGATCCAGGAGTCCGTGCAGCACCCCAACGCGGACAAGCTCTCCGTCACGAAGATCGACGCCGGGACGGGCACGCTGCTGCAGGTGGTGTGTGGCGCGAAGAACTTCAAGGTCGGCGACAAGGTGCCGCTGGCCACGGTGGGTGCGAAGCTGCCCAACGGCATGGAGATCAAGCAGGCCGCGCTGCGAGGCGTGGACAGCTCCGGCATGCTCTGCTCCTCGAAGGAGCTGGGGCTGAGCGAGGAGTCCAGCGGCCTGCTCATCCTGTCGCCGGACCAGAAGGTCGGCACGCCCATCGCGGAGGCGCTGGGGCTGGATGACGTGGTGCTGGAGGTCAACGTCACGCCGAACCGTCCGGACGCGCTCAGCCACCTGGGCGTGGCGCGCGAGGTCGGCGTGGTGACGGGGGCGGCGCTGAAGGTACCCCAGCCGAAGCCCGTGGAGTCGGGCGCTCCCGCATCCGAGAAGGTGAAGGTCCGGGTGGAGAGCCCGGAGCGCTGCCCGAGGTACGCGGCGCGGGTGGTGGAGAACGTCACCATCAAGCCGTCGCCGCAGTGGATGCAGGACCGACTGAAGGCCTGTGGCGTGCGCGCCATCAACAACGTGGTGGACGTCACCAACTACGTGAACCTGGAGTTCGGCCAGCCGCTGCACGCGTTCGACCTGGACAAGCTCGCGGGGCAGCAGATCGTCGTCCGCATGGCGGCGAAGGGCGAGAAGCTGACCACGCTGGACGGCAAGGTGCGGACGCTGGACGCGGACGACCTGGTCATCTGCGACCAGTCCACGCCGCAGGCGCTCGCGGGTGTGATGGGTGGTGGGGACAGCGAGGTGACGGAGAAGACGACGCGGCTGGTGCTGGAGTCGGCGAACTTCGTGGGCTCGGGTGTGAGGCGGACGGCGAAGCGGCACGTGCTGCACACGGAGGCGTCGCACCGCTTCGAGCGGGGCGCGGACCTGGACGCGGTGGTGCCGGCGCTCGAGCGGGCCGCGCAGCTCATCGCGGAGCTGTCGGGTGGCACGGTGGCGCCGGGTCGGGTGGATGTGTACCCGGCGGAGAAGCCGGCCCGGCAAGTGACGCTGCGCTTCGCTCGGGTGGAGAAGGTCCTGGGCGTGGCGGTGGCCGAGGCCGAGGTGCGCCGCATCCTGGAGGCGCTGGGCTTCAAGAAGGTCGCGGAGAGCGCGGGGCAGGCGACGTACGAGGTGCCTCGGGCACGCGTGGACGTGGAGCGTGAGGAGGACCTGCTGGAGGAGGTCGCTCGCGTGTACGGCTACGACAACATCCCGGCGAAGCTGCCGCGTGGTCTGGCCGAGCTGGCGCCGGAGCCCGCGCACGCCGAGGCGGAGCGGCGGCTGCGTCACTCCCTGGCGGGGGCGGGGCTGAGCGAGGTCGTGAACTACTCGTTCGTCGCGCCGAAGAGCCTGGAGGTGCTGGGCCTGAAGGAGCAGCCCGTGGCGCTGCTCAATCCGTTGAGTGTCGAGCAGTCGGTGATGCGCACCAGCCTGTTGCCGGGGCTTCTGGAGAACCTGTCGCGCAGCGTGCGGCACCAGGTGGAGTCGGTGTCGGTGTACGAGACGGGGCGGGCCTACTTCCGCGACGCGGAGGGCGGGCAGGGGATTCGTCCCGCTGCGCGTGAGGTGCATCGGGTGGCGGGGTTGATGTGGGGCCTGCGCGGAGGCGGCCGGAGCTGGACGCAGAAGGATGCCCGGGCGGACTTCTACGACGCGAAGGGCGCGGTGGAAGCGGTGCTCGCGGCGCTGCGCGTGGAGGGCACCACCTGGTCGCCGGGTGGGCCGGCGGCGTACCACCCGCGTGCGAGCGCGGAGGTGAAGGGGGCGGACGGGACGGTGCTGGGCTACGTGGGTGAGCTGCACCCCCGCGTGGTGAAGGCGCTGGGGCTGCCGGAGGGCGTGTTCGTGTTCGAGCTGGACACGGCGCCGCTGTATGCGGCCGCGCGGCTGGTGCCGGAGTACCACCTGCTGCCGAAGTTCCCGGCCGTGCTGCGAGACCTGGCGGTGGTGGTGCCGGTGGAGCAGGCGAACGAGGACGTGCGGAAGGTGATTCTGGAGGTGGGCGGCCCGCTGGTGGAGGACGCGCTGGTGTTCGACGTCTACACGGGCAAGCCGATTCCCGAGGGGAAGAAGAACCTGGCGTACGCGCTGCGCTACCGTTCACCGGACCGGACGCTGACGGACGTGGAGGTCAGCGAGGCGCATCAGCGCATCATCAGCGAGGTGAACCAGAGGCTGGGTGCTTCGCTGCGTGCCTGA